The genomic interval TGTTCGACGCCGGGCCTGTGACCACGTACACTCACTCGTCGTTGGCCCTCAACAGCGGCTTCACCGTGCGCACTCCGTGCACTCGGTCGTATGCGGTAGGTTGGGGAACCACAAAGGGTCGTAGCTCAATTGGTAGAGCACTGGTCTCCAAAACCAGCGGTTGGGGGTTCAAGTCCCTCCGGCCCTGCTACACACACCTTCGCCAGGATGTGTGCGCATGTACGTACTTCTATGCATAGCCGTGCGGCTCGACCGGGCGCGGCACGGCCACGACCCGGAATCAGGTGAGAAGCGTGACGGACGCCGTGGGCTCCATCGACATGCCTGATGCCCAGGACGAGACGCCGGAGTCCAAGAAGAAGTCTCGTAAAGGCGGTAAGCGCGGCAAGAAGGGCCCCCTGGGCCGTCTCGCGCTCTTCTACCGTCAGATCGTCGCAGAGCTGCGCAAGGTCGTCTGGCCCACGCGCAGCCAGCTGACGACGTACACCACTGTGGTGATTGTCTTCGTCGTCGTCATGATCGGCATTGTGACCGTGATCGACACGGGCTTCGCCCGAGCCGTCAAGTATGTCTTCGGCTGATCCCGCGTAGGGCGTCTCTCCCGGCGCCCCTTTCGCCGTTCCACCCATATGTATCCAGGAAGAAGCAGCCACCGTGTCTGACCCGAACCTGAACGACGCCGTCGAGCCGAGCGAAAGCCTGGAGTCCGCTGAGGACCAGCTCGACATCGTCGAGGCGGCCGACGAGGACCAGGCGGAAGCTGCTGACGCCGCTGCGGGCGAGGCAGCCGAAGAGGCCGCCATGCACGTCGAGGACGAGACGGTCGACGAGACCGCCACCGAGGACGACGTCGCCGAAGCAGTGGGCGCCGAAGCAGAGGGCGAGGCCTCCGACGAGGAAGCCGCCGTCGCTGAAGCCGAGTCCGCCGAGGCCGCCGAGGAAGAGGCCGAAGAGGTCCCTGCCGAGCCGGTCGACCCGGTCGCGGCCCTCCGCGAGGAACTCCGCACCCTGCCCGGCGAGTGGTACGTCATCCA from Streptomyces spiramyceticus carries:
- the secE gene encoding preprotein translocase subunit SecE, encoding MTDAVGSIDMPDAQDETPESKKKSRKGGKRGKKGPLGRLALFYRQIVAELRKVVWPTRSQLTTYTTVVIVFVVVMIGIVTVIDTGFARAVKYVFG